The following nucleotide sequence is from Synergistaceae bacterium.
AAATTTATATACGGTTCTAACCCGTCAAGCAATGCCGCCATTTCGTAAGCGAGTGAAGGATCATCATTTATTTTGTCGATTAAAGCATATTCAATTGTGATACGTTCGCCGGTTCTGTCTTTGTAGCGTTTGAGTGCGCTAATTAATTTTTGCAGCGGATATTGTTTATTGACCGGCATTAATTTATTTCGCAGATTATCATTAGGGGCGTGCAGAGAAAGTGAGAGTCTAACCGGTATCTCAAAGTCTGCTAAATCTTCAATGCCCGGAGCTATTCCCGATGTAGAAATTGTTATATGTCTTGCGCCTAAGTTACGCATTTTTTTGTCATTTAGCGAACGAATGACCGAAAAAATATTTTGCTCGTTTAAAAGTGGTTCGCCCATTCCCATGAAGACGATATTATTTATGTCAGCACCGTTAATTTTTTCCATCATTAAGAACTGTCCGAGAATCTCTCCGCGCGTTAAATTGCGGGTAAAGCCCATTGAGCCTGTATAACAAAACGCACACGCAAGAGGGCAGCCGACTTGACTTGATATACATGCTGTTTTGTGTCCGCCGTGATTTAATAGTACTGACTCGATTCTTGTGTTATCGCTTAACTGCCATAAAAATTTTCTTGTGCCGTCTCTTGAAACTTGCTGACGAATCATAACGGGAAGAGTCATTAAAACATTTTCGCTCAATTTTGCGCGTAAGTTTTTAGCAAGGTTGCTCATGTTGTCGTAATTAAATTCTTTCTTCGCATAAATCCATTGACAGACTTGGCCGGCTCTAAATCTCTGTTCATTCCAGTCAGCAAATAATAATTCCCAGTCATTTAATGAGAGTTCGAGAGCGTCATAAATTTCATTCATGTAAAAAATTTTGTCTCCTTATTTGTATTGGCATTATTATAACTTGTTTAATTAAATTTTATATCTCCCCTGCTAGTGATAATTTCATAGCCGATTTTCTGCATTCGATTATTGAGGCAATTTTTACACTGTGCACTCTCTTCGCCTGTACAAATTTTATTATTGTAGAGCATATATTTTTTTCTCACGCTGACTGGAGATAGATTCGGCATAACGACATTTGCTCCCGATAAAATGCCTTTCTCGCGTCCAAGTTTATCAATCGTTCCTAGTGCAGTCGTCGCAGGCAGCAAAACAGGCGGATAAATGAGTCTTATAATCGACAGCAAATAACAAGTAAGCTCAAGAGTCCCGGCCGGAAAATTTTTAAACGGTGTATCACTATGCGGAATAAACGGCCCAATCCCGCACATATCGGGTTTAAATGTCTCGATAAATTTCAGGTCTTGCGCAAGATTTTGACTCGTTTGAAATGGTGAGCCGACCATAAAACCGCAGCCGACTTGATAATTTAGTTCACGCAAAATTTTTAGACAGTTCATGCGATTATCATACGAAAGATTTTCAGGATGGAGTCGGGAATAATGAGTCTTGTCTGCTGTCTCGTGTCTGAGTAAATATCTGTCTGCCCCGCAATCACGCAAAAATTTATAACTCTCGCGCGTTCGTTCGCCCATTGAAAGTGTTATAGCGCAGTCTGGGTGTCTTGACTTAATTTCGCGCACAATCCCGCCTAAAATTTCATCAGTGAAATATAAATCTTCTCCGCCCTGCAAGACAAACGTTCGGAAGCCGAGATTATAACCTTCGTCAGCACATGAGATAATTTCATCAGGAGTCAATCTATAACGCTCGCAAAATTTATTACTTTTTCTGATCCCGCAGTAATAACAGTCGTTCTTGCAAATGTTGCTAATTTCGATTAAGCCCCTGACGTAAATATGATTGCTGTAAATTTTTTGTCTGACCCCAACAGCCAAACGCCGTAAAATTTTTATTGAGTCCTCTTCTCTGTTCTCGATGAGCGTTTTATATTCATCAAGTGTCAAAGAATGAGTCTCGGCCAGCTTGTAAATTAATTCGCGCAAAATTAGTTATCTTTCGAGAAAGCTGCTTTAACGCTGACTCCTTCAAGATTGCCGATTTTGCCGGATAAAGCTGAGATAATGTCTTGAGGTGCGTCAAGTGCAATGCTGATTAAATTTATTTTCTTAGGGCGATAGGGCAGACCCATGCGGCCAATTATGTAATCGCGGTACTCATGCAAGATATTATTAAGCGTCTCGATTGATGAAGTATTTTCCACGATAATGCTCATGACGGCGACTCTAGTTTCCATATTTAATAAAACCTCCTGCGAAAAATTTTTATTCATGAATTATATAATAACGAGAGAAAAATTTTATGGCGAATTTATAATTTTATTTCAGCATTTAATCGCAAAAATGTCGTGTTAAAAAATTTTTTATGCGCGCGAGTCTTTGCATATACATAAACGGGATTAAATTTTTGTATTAGCAAAAGTATTAGTAAAACTCTATTCTCACAATAAAATGGGGAAAAATTTTTTTTTGCAGGCAATTATTATAACACAATGTAGCCGACACACTTTTATACTTGCCAAAAACTTTTTATAAACGCGACTCCAGACTATAAACCGGGTGGGTGGGTGGGCAAAACCAATTGCAATGAGTCAACCCCTCATATCATAAAACGAGTCATACATGGCAGAACTAAAATATATTCACGCAATATAGCTAATATAGTCAGTACACTTTAATAGCAGTAAAAACTTTTTGTGTCAGCACCGCAAATTATGTCATACTTGTTTATGCTGCGGCCAACTGGAATCGGCACTAGTTGCAAAAAAGGTTTTAATCTTTTGCCTTTGCATGTATAGATTTAAAGCATTGAGTTAGAATTATATTATTGCATTACAGAAAAATTTTTATCTTTGCCCGCAAAAGTCCGAGATTTATACGAGAACAAATATAAGCTGATAGAATATAATTTATTGAATCATAATAAATATTTACACAAAGGAGAGTTTTATAAATGGTAAGCCTTAACAGTTATGATGCACTCGGTAAGAACGGACTCGCGCTAATGCAGAACTCACTCAACACAGCCAACGCAGCCGGAGCAAAAATTTTCGAGAGCGGCGCAGACCCTATGAGCATCGCAGAAGCCTCTATGGATCTAAGCAAAGCAAAAGTTCAAATGGCTATGGGAGCATTTCTCGTTAAGTCGCAGAATGAATTAATGGAGTCAGCTCTCCAAATTTTCGGAATAGGCACAAAGCACAGCGGGTTATATTAAATGCAGGCTCAGCAGGAAAGAATTTCACTTGTAAACGGCCGTATTCATACACCGTTAAGCACTGCATCAAATATCACGTTTGAACATGGCCGTATAGTTTCTATTGACGACGAATCAAGCTCGTTAAACGGGAAAATTATAGACCTTCACGGGCGTACGGTTCTGTCGGGATTCTGTGACTCAGGATTAAATTTTTTGTCATGGGCAGAGAGTCAAGAACGTTTGAGTCTCGCAAATGTTAAGACTCTCAAAGAATTAAGCGACTCACTCAAAGCCTACACGAGCGCAAATCCTAAACCTTTGCGGGGCTGGTATATCGCGTATGATTTCCCGGAAAATATTATTATTCCCCTCGATGAACTTGACTCCGTCGTGCCTTCTATGCCGTGTGCATTGATTACCCGTGCAAGCAGTCAGGCAATATTAAATTCTCAGGCAATGAACGCTTTTAACATGCCGCAAAATACTGTAGAACTTGACGAATTTACGCAGCATTTGCCAGTGTTGAGCGATGAAGATATTTTGTATCTCGTGAAGACTTATGCTCCGAAAATTAACGCGCTTGGATTAACTGAATTATGGATGAATTTCACTGATGAGCCCGAAAGACTCTGGGAAATTTTTTCAACTGAAGCGTATTATATGCTGACATTCAGACTCCGTTGTAATTTCGGATTTGATGACGTTACGAGCCTGAACGAGTTTTTATCGACAGGACTGCGCACAGGAGACGGCCTCCCATTTTGTAAGCTCGGAGGGATTCTCGTTCGCGGAATAGATCAGACAGAACAAAACAAGGAACCAAACAAAATGATTTATTCTGCTCATTTGTCGGGCTGTCAGGTCATAAGCGATAATAATAAATCCTGCTTGAATGCACTTGAGCGCGTAATCAAGAAATCCCGCAAAAATTCACGCCACCTGATAAATAATTTTTCCGGCAGCATCTTAGATAGAATGAATCTATTAGGACTCGGAGGAATCATTACAGCAGGTCAGGAAAATAAAGACGTTCACGAGGCATTTCAAAACGGGTTAGTAATTTCATCAGGAAGCGGCGAGACTCTGACTCCACCGTTAAAGATTATTAGCTCTCTCGTCTCAAAGGGTTTAAGCGTGTCTGAGGCTTTGAGCGTTTCATCATGGGGAGCAGCTTGGAACGGCGGAAATGATTCAAGGCGCGGAGAAATAGCGGTCGGTAATGATGCAGATTTTGTGATTCTCGAACAGGATCCATTTTTAGTAAGTCCCGAAGAAATTGCAGCAATCGACGTAACTATGACATTTTGCGCAGGTTGTGCGGTTTATAACTCCGGCGCAATATAAATTTTTATGGAAGGTGTTAATCTTATGAGCAACAAACAAAAACGTTCAGCAGGAATTTTACTGCCGGTTACTGCTCTTCCTTCACAATATGGAATAGGAGATTTCGGCCCTGAAGCTGTGAAGTTCGCAAAATTTTTACACACTGCAGGCCAGTCAATGTGGCAGGTTTTACCCTTAACGACGATAGATCCCGGCTGCGGAAATTCGCCTTATAGTCCGACAAGCGCGTTTGCAGGAAATTATTT
It contains:
- the rlmN gene encoding 23S rRNA (adenine(2503)-C(2))-methyltransferase RlmN, whose product is MNEIYDALELSLNDWELLFADWNEQRFRAGQVCQWIYAKKEFNYDNMSNLAKNLRAKLSENVLMTLPVMIRQQVSRDGTRKFLWQLSDNTRIESVLLNHGGHKTACISSQVGCPLACAFCYTGSMGFTRNLTRGEILGQFLMMEKINGADINNIVFMGMGEPLLNEQNIFSVIRSLNDKKMRNLGARHITISTSGIAPGIEDLADFEIPVRLSLSLHAPNDNLRNKLMPVNKQYPLQKLISALKRYKDRTGERITIEYALIDKINDDPSLAYEMAALLDGLEPYINLIPFNAIPSRPDLKRSGDSRIKNFCNALSDLKIEYELRKERGTDILAACGQLAVNSRE
- a CDS encoding iron-only hydrogenase system regulator, with the protein product METRVAVMSIIVENTSSIETLNNILHEYRDYIIGRMGLPYRPKKINLISIALDAPQDIISALSGKIGNLEGVSVKAAFSKDN
- the hydE gene encoding [FeFe] hydrogenase H-cluster radical SAM maturase HydE translates to MLRELIYKLAETHSLTLDEYKTLIENREEDSIKILRRLAVGVRQKIYSNHIYVRGLIEISNICKNDCYYCGIRKSNKFCERYRLTPDEIISCADEGYNLGFRTFVLQGGEDLYFTDEILGGIVREIKSRHPDCAITLSMGERTRESYKFLRDCGADRYLLRHETADKTHYSRLHPENLSYDNRMNCLKILRELNYQVGCGFMVGSPFQTSQNLAQDLKFIETFKPDMCGIGPFIPHSDTPFKNFPAGTLELTCYLLSIIRLIYPPVLLPATTALGTIDKLGREKGILSGANVVMPNLSPVSVRKKYMLYNNKICTGEESAQCKNCLNNRMQKIGYEIITSRGDIKFN
- a CDS encoding amidohydrolase family protein; this encodes MQAQQERISLVNGRIHTPLSTASNITFEHGRIVSIDDESSSLNGKIIDLHGRTVLSGFCDSGLNFLSWAESQERLSLANVKTLKELSDSLKAYTSANPKPLRGWYIAYDFPENIIIPLDELDSVVPSMPCALITRASSQAILNSQAMNAFNMPQNTVELDEFTQHLPVLSDEDILYLVKTYAPKINALGLTELWMNFTDEPERLWEIFSTEAYYMLTFRLRCNFGFDDVTSLNEFLSTGLRTGDGLPFCKLGGILVRGIDQTEQNKEPNKMIYSAHLSGCQVISDNNKSCLNALERVIKKSRKNSRHLINNFSGSILDRMNLLGLGGIITAGQENKDVHEAFQNGLVISSGSGETLTPPLKIISSLVSKGLSVSEALSVSSWGAAWNGGNDSRRGEIAVGNDADFVILEQDPFLVSPEEIAAIDVTMTFCAGCAVYNSGAI